A single Kribbella aluminosa DNA region contains:
- a CDS encoding UdgX family uracil-DNA binding protein (This protein belongs to the uracil DNA glycosylase superfamily, members of which act in excision repair of DNA. However, it belongs more specifically to UdgX branch, whose founding member was found to bind uracil in DNA (where it does not belong), without cleaving it, appears to promote DNA repair by a pathway involving RecA, rather than base excision.) produces MPSPGAERWVPHDGGIRKLRAQLRECRGCELWEDAEQAVPGAGPVRSRMMLVGETPGDHEDKEGQVFVGPAGHLLDKALVEAGIERSEVYLTNAVKHFRFERQGKRRIHKTPSAGQITACRPWLVRELEIVKPELVVVMGSVAAKALLGAAFRVTKERGKRVELPDGRAAVATVHPSAVVRSDEFRRDFERFVDDLRVAVDLLG; encoded by the coding sequence ATGCCATCTCCCGGAGCTGAGCGGTGGGTCCCGCACGACGGCGGGATCCGCAAGCTTCGCGCGCAACTCCGGGAGTGCCGCGGCTGCGAACTCTGGGAGGACGCCGAGCAGGCGGTGCCGGGCGCGGGTCCGGTGCGGTCCCGGATGATGCTGGTCGGCGAGACGCCGGGTGACCACGAGGACAAGGAAGGACAGGTCTTCGTGGGCCCCGCCGGGCACTTGCTCGACAAGGCGCTGGTCGAGGCCGGGATCGAGCGGTCCGAGGTCTACCTGACGAACGCCGTGAAGCACTTCCGGTTCGAGCGGCAGGGTAAGCGGCGGATCCACAAGACGCCGTCCGCCGGCCAGATCACCGCCTGCCGTCCGTGGCTGGTCCGCGAGCTCGAGATCGTCAAGCCGGAGCTGGTCGTCGTGATGGGGTCCGTGGCCGCGAAAGCCCTGCTCGGCGCTGCCTTCCGTGTCACCAAGGAGCGCGGCAAGCGCGTCGAACTGCCCGACGGCCGGGCTGCGGTCGCGACCGTCCACCCGTCCGCCGTTGTCCGGTCCGACGAGTTCCGGCGCGACTTCGAGCGCTTCGTCGACGACCTGCGCGTCGCCGTCGACCTACTCGGCTGA
- a CDS encoding plasmid stabilization protein encodes MPAGSNRKRERQYEHIKAGLKDRGRSEDVAEEIAARTVNKERARSGESKEKSRTSTHDLSSSRRGGLRSHSGSQGRTRDQLYQEARDKNIKGRSKMTKAQLARAVGR; translated from the coding sequence ATGCCCGCAGGATCGAACCGCAAGCGCGAACGCCAGTACGAGCACATCAAGGCCGGACTGAAGGACCGCGGCCGGAGCGAGGACGTCGCGGAGGAGATCGCGGCCCGCACCGTGAACAAGGAACGCGCCCGCTCCGGGGAGTCGAAGGAGAAGAGCCGTACGTCGACGCACGACCTGTCGTCGAGCCGGCGCGGTGGACTCCGCTCGCACAGCGGATCGCAGGGCCGGACCCGCGACCAGCTGTACCAAGAAGCCAGGGACAAGAACATCAAGGGCCGGTCGAAGATGACGAAGGCTCAGCTCGCTCGGGCCGTCGGACGCTGA